In the genome of Crassostrea angulata isolate pt1a10 chromosome 6, ASM2561291v2, whole genome shotgun sequence, the window TTGTGGAATGAGAAATGATAGTTTCTATGATGTGCTTTGTAGAATCGTAAACCACTGAGGGAGTTCTTTGTCAAATGGCACGACCTGTCATACTGGCACTGCAGCTGGATCTCAGAATTACAGGTAAGTATCGAAATCTTCAAAGCCGTGTCTTTTTATTGAAGCTGTTGTATATGTGGAGTAACTTATTACCACTGGTTTAAGAATTTTCTACAGAATAAACAGACTGTAACTCCAAAAGAATGAAATAATCTTGTAACTAACTGTAATAAAGTTTTGTCTTCTTCAAAATTGAACTTGTAATTATATGTAGGTACCTGATTATATTACTCTATGGGTGTACATGTGAAATAATGATGTTAAAGGTAATGATATTAATGTTGTTTTATTGACAGTTGGATGTGTATCATCCGGCTATGTACAGAGCATACATCAGAAAGAATGACATGGATGAACCTCCTCCACTGGAAGATGGCAGTAGTTACGGAGGGAAAGACTACAAGAAGCAGAGGAAGAAGAATCGCAGGAGgaaggaggaggaggaggaaaaGGAAGAGGAAGATGATGACAGCAATCTGGAGGAGAAGTTCTACAAATACGGAGTCCGGCCGGAGTGGCTCCAGATCAACAGGATCATCAACCACAGGTAGACTGTAGCATACAAtgtaatactacatgtatataaatagtgcctgtttgcgAGGGTAACATTCAAATTGACACCCCAAAAAAACTATTTCAACTGACGCGAAGCGAGATGACAATGGTtattgaggggtgtcaattttaactggCACTCTCCCATTTAGGCACTATTTatcttattatactgaatgtcttaattttagagaaaattttactgcttttatataaaaatgacttGAATTCTACAGCTATGTAAGTACCGGTATTACAGAGAATTGTGTATTAGATACACATACCCATGATAATAGTTCTGATTCAATCAACTTTTAGGATAATAACCAATGATGATAATAACTAACTATAATTTTAGGATAATAACCAACTTCTTTTTTCTTGGAATCACAGACAGGGTAAAAACGAGACATGGTACCTGGTGAAGTGGTGCGACCTACCGTACGACCAGTCAACATGGGAGAAAGAAAACTTAGACCTCCCAGAAATATCCAAGCACATCAGCCAGTACGAGGCATTGAGGTATGTCTTGATAGCTAGAGGTGTTGTGTAAGTATGTTGTCCGATTTGTGTTGACTGCTGTTATTAACTTCTGATAGCCTCACAAGATCTACAAGGTCTACATATAATGGTTTGACATTTTCAGAGTTCTTATGATGGGTGATAAACGAAAGAAAGGAAAGGGAGGAAAAAGGAGCCGAGATGGGTCCGAGATCCAGGTCAAGATGCCGCCGTCTTACCCCTCCACAGATGTAGGTTTATTATCCTTTGTCTTGATGTCTGATAGgcagaaaaattttaaattcatgtttCTCTTGTGTTCtagttttatttcaatcatgAACATTATCAGTAGCTacagaaataatttttgttaaagcaagtgtataattttgtaaattgtgtTGAAACAAACGTTTACATTCCTACAGCTGAGGAAGAAGTGGGAGAAGCAGCCCGCTTACATTGACGCGACAGGAGGGACGCTTCACCCCTATCAGCTGGAGGGGGTCAATTGGCTGCGGTACTCCTGGAGTAACGGGACGGACACTATCCTAGCCGACGAGATGGGGCTCGGCAAGACCATTCAGACCATCGTGTTCCTACAGTCCCTGTATCAAGAGGTAACGGTCAATCAGGCCTTTGTAAACTCACACCATCGTATTTTAACTATCATGGTACCTAGATAAGACAGGATTCATGCACTTGTCTACAATTTGATTTACATAAAGTTTCTGAAAACACTGGCTgtaaagtatacatgtaatttcagttctacatgtaattttctatatataaaagtatAATTTGATTAAgttgtgttatttttaaaattcagggTCATTCTAAGGGGCCATTCCTGGTCAGTGCCCCTCTGTCCACTATCATCAATTGGGAGAGGGAGTTTGAGTTCTGGGCCCCCGACCTGTATGTGGTCACGTACATCGGGGACAAGGACTGCCGATCTGTCATCAGGTACTCTACCTCCTCAACATATTACTAATTACCATTGACATTTTTTATACAGTGATTCATAGTAGATTGTATGTATacattaaatttctttaaaaaaataattgaatgaaTTACTTAAAATCTTTGCAGAGAACATGAATTTTCGTTTGAAGAGAATGCAATTCGGTCGGGAGCGAAGGCGAGTAAGCTGAAGTCAGACTGCCAGGTGAAGTTCCATGTGTTACTGACATCGTACGAGCTCATCAGTATCGACAGCGCTTGTCTCGGCTCCGTGGACTGGGCCGTGCTAGTCGTAGACGAGGCCCACAGACTCAAAAATAATCAGTCCAAGGTAAGTCTTATGATATGTCAAGATTCAATTACAgagaatgtgaaaaaaaattaactgcagATTTGTAGAGGcagagttatttttaaaaagaaatttttaagttGCAgtgtacaaatgtacatgtatgtgtaaataaatgttGGTTTGAAAAGATAAAGCAACGATCCATAATTGAGACATCATCTTTGTTGTTTTCCAGTTTTTCCGTATTTTATCCAACTATAAGATTGGTTACAAATTGCTGCTCACTGGGACACCATTACAGAATAACCTAGAGGAGTTGTTCCATCTCCTCAACTTCCTCAGTCCAGATAAGTTCAAGTAGGTCTGCTTTTATAGAAAGATAGATTCATTTTTCCTTGTTAGTTAAAAACTACCCTATGAGAAGTGAATGTTGTTAGCAATCATGCCATATTTGTTTGATTATGAGATGTTAAAGTTTACCATAGTTTAAGAGTTTATGAGAAGTGGAATGTGTTCACTGATTaactttgtttgttttttttaccagtGATCTGACGGTCTTTTTGGATGAGTTTGCTGATATTGCCAAAGAAGATCAGGTGAAGAAGTTACATGACATGTTGGGTCCTCATCTACTGAGACGACTGAAAGCTGACGTACTGAAAGGAATGCCGTCCAAGAGTGAGTTCATCGTCCGAGTTGAGCTCAGTCCAATGCAGAAGTAAGTAACTTATCTTCAGTGTccattatgtaaaaaaattatttgggCCTTTGATCAGACTTTAACTTGAGTGTACATTGCTTATGTAATATCAATATGTTCTTTTTTataggaaataatataaatacatcTTATGTAATATCGATATGTTCTTTTTTATAGgaaatattataaatacatcTTAACACGGAACTTTGATGCACTGAATTCCAAGGGAGGTAATCAAGTATCACTGCTCAACATCATGATGGATTTGAAGAAGTGCTGCAATCATCCATATCTCTTTCCTACTGCTTCTAATGTAAGTAGATGTATTGCAAAagttatgtaaaaataaattatactctgtggtttgaaaaacaaaatgtacaaACATTTCTTGTGCATATTATTGTACACTTAATAAAGAGTTAAGAACTGGAAGTAAACTCTATGATTTATTTGATTGCAGGATGCCCCTAAGCTGCCAAATGGAATGTACGAAGGCACAGCCATGACCAAGGCGTGTGGTAAACTGGAGCTTCTGTCCAATATGATGAAGAAGTTAAAGGAGAAGGGCCATAGACTGCTCATCTTTTCCCAGGTAAATACTAAATACAGGTGTACCTGAACAGGTGTAGCAATTACCTCGTCTCTTCACAGGTAGATAATCTCTATAGGTATATATTGTGATAATACACTTACCTGTAATCAATAAGCTAAAGGAAACATGGAattaaactgtcatttttttaactttgtgcAGATGACCAAGATGTTGGACATACTTGAGGATTTCCTGGAGTACGAGGGCTACAAGTATGAGAGGATTGATGGAGGGATCACGGGCTCCATGAGGCAGGATGCCATCGATCGATTCAATGGTAAGTGGAATTTCACGTCATGAATTAGGcacaaaattgttcaaaagaATTATAAATAGTATCTaagtttaaaaaacttttttttgtttggtaGATCTTAAAATACTTTAATTACTGTAGTATCATCATTGTTTGTGGGGACTATGGGTAACATTtgcccatgaatttacatccccacgatcacatatatacatgtacaagcatttgtttaatatttattaaaaattcccgattaaacaacaaacaaaattacatccccatgaaccAGGAAAATATTGGCTACCCATGAACATTAACCCcacatgaataaaaatgattccacagtattagtTAAAGACTTTAGTGCTGAGGGTTTGTAGTGTAGCACACATTTTTGTAAAGCACTTCTCAATGTGTCCTTTGTTCCTCACTGCAGCACCCGATGCGCCTCAGTTTGCCTTCCTGCTGTCGACTCGTGCTGGGGGTCTGGGCATCAATCTGGCAACAGCGGACACTGTCATTATTTATGACTCGGACTGGAACCCCCACAACGACATCCAGGCCTTCAGTCGCGCCCACAGAATTGGTCAGGCAAACAAGGTCATGATCTACCGCTTCGTCACTCGTAACTCCGTGGAGGAGAGAATTACCCAGGTCTGGTGATTTATCTCACAGCATATCCTTTGTTGCAGCAATAAAGGAGATAAGGGTTCAGTTTATCATTTCTACTAGATGTATGATTGTCCAGGGTGTTGTTTCTCCTATTTTAACTCATATTCTTCTTAGAGCAGTGAAGCTGTTAGGGGTTCTGTTAATCATTTAATCTAAATGCATTGTAACATAGAAGTAACATAGAAGTGCTGGATTTGCAGGTGGCCAAGAAGAAGATGATGTTGACCCATCTGGTGGTTCGACCAGGACTGGGTAACAAGGGCGGAGCTATGTCCAAACAGGAACTGGATGACATCCTCAAGTTCGGGACGGAAGAACTCTTCAAAGACGTGTCAGAAGGAAAAGGTCAGAAACTTGAATATTCTAAGACTTTTAACATGTCTATGACgatcattaaaaaaacccaacaaaatacatgtatttacataacTAGCATGATTTATCTTTATGTTATACAGAGGAAGAAGAGGCTAGAATTGTGTACGATGATGAGGCCTTGGACAAGCTGTTAGATAGGACCCAGGCAGGTCAGGAGGAGAGAGAGATGGCCATGAATGAATACTTCAGCTCATTCAAAGTGGCCACCTACGCATTCAAGGAGGAAGAGGTCAGACTTGTAGCAAAATTAATATTGTAGACCTGTAATACATAGCACGATCTGCTATATTGCtgatttttcttgatattttttttcacgttTGAAGCTTTGATATATCATTTaacttttttacaaattttaattttgatagaaCAATACCGGtacatttgcattttttataaAGTAAGAAAATTGTGGTAAAAATGTGTGACGAGTTTTCGTTTGATTGACAGGAGGAGGAGCCAGAGACAGAGGTTCTTAAGCAGGAGGCAGAGCATGCTGACCCCGCCTACTGGGAGAAGCTTCTCCGTCATCACTACGAACAACAGCAGGAGGACATGGCCCGAACCCTGGGGAAAGGCAAGCGTATCCGTAAACAGGTCAACTACAACGACGGCATGACCGGTCACGGAGACGACGACACCTGGAAAAATAACTTCTCCGATATCGACTCGGACTTCAGTGCAGCAACAGGTAAGGGAATTCAAAATGTCAGCAAGTTGTCTTGAAATGTAGTGAATTCAATGTCATAAATAACTTAACATACTGAATAACAGCAAATGATCTTGACTTGTATAAAAAGTTTGGAATTCAGCATCTTTTGATAAATCAACAAACTGAATCTTTGTAGAcaatgatgaagatgatgacgAATATGAGGATTCAGAGAAGAGTAAGTACACATGTacttaaatgaaaacaaattcaatttttgaagaaAAGATCAATTGGAGAAATTCAAgattataaatgttttcatatgAGATTTATTGTATGTATACTTTTCATCAGACAAGCGAGGGAGCAGACAGCGAGGTTCCGAGAAGGACCGTCCCTTGCCTCCGTTACTGGCACGTGTCAATGGGCAGATTGAGGTACGTCTTACACTTGATAATTTCTAACTAAATAGAGTCTGAACATGTATTGTTACCGTTTATCCGTTGTTTTTTTCATGTgtcaaaaaaattatgaagataGGTAAATGTGCAACTTTTTTCTTTGCATCAGTCATTTTTTGTGATTGAAAAAAGTTTCTAATGGCAAACAATACCAGATATTATTTCTGCATACTGAATGTTTTTTGTGAAGTAAGAGTTCAcgcaaaaaaagcaaaaattaccTGATATATGGTTTGTTTTTGATATGAATATTTGCAGTTGTTTAAACAATCGTCTCAACAGGCACACCATCATATGAAATGAtcttattttatattcttgtacagtgtacatgtacatgagatTGATTCCCGTCTTTATAAATTCTGAATTTGATGGTAAGGCATGTCTGATTGAGTGTGGGGCATAGGCTCAAGTCATGCCTGTGTTATTATTCATCAGACACAGAGAAACTTAGGCATTATTTAGGGAGGACAACAGAACTGTGTTAACCCTTCATAAGGCAATGCTTTACAGATATTATATTGCATGTACAGTTGTATATAGATGAGTTATCCCTACTCTAAGTCCAGGGCTGTGTAATTCTAGTGTTCTCTGGTTTGATACAGGTGCTTGGATTCAATGCACGACAGAGGAAGGCTTTCCTGAATGCTGTAATGAGATATGGAATGCCACCACAGGATGCATTTAATTCACAGTGGTAAGATACAATATCTTTATCAATAGGAAATCATTTTAGCTTCATCATTTGTATGcattacatatatatctttatggaaactGTCATATTTGAAATGACTTTACACATAAGTGCAGCAcattgtattttgttaagtgTTCATTTGGAactttctacctgataaaatcTTGTAATCTTTTATGTCATCTGGACTCAAAATCTGAATTAAACCATCTTATCTGTAGGCTGGTGAGAGATCTGAGGAACAAGTCAGAGAAAGTGTTCAAGGCGTACGTGTCGCTCTTCATGAGACATCTGTGTGAGCCGGGAGCAGACAATGCAGAGGCTTTTGCTGATGGTGTGCCCAGGGAAGGGTTGTCAAGGCAACATGTTCTGACAAGAATTGGCATCATGTCCCTGGTCAGGAAGAAGGTGAGGCTGTTATAAAATATGACATCTAAGCCCCTATGCATTCTTTCAAAAGATCCCATGATCCTTATCTTCTAGCAAAAGAAACTAACATTTctgagatatttttttcttaaaaggtCCAAGAGTTTGAACAGATTAATGGTTTGCATAGCATGCCCTACATTTTGGCCACTAAAGCTCTTGAACTTATGAAGAAAGAAGCAGTCAGCAAATCTCCCGCTCCTAAATCCCCTGCTCCTGGAACTAAGGAAGAGGAATCTGACTCCAAGAAATCTGAGGAAGGAAAGGATAAAGCTGAGGACAAGAAAGATGAGAAGGAGAACAGCGAAGAGGAAGAGAAGAAGACAGAGGACAAGGAGGAAGTCAAGTCTGAGGAGAAGGAAGAGATCAAGAAAGAGGAAGTTAAAGAAGAGGAGGAGGAGAAAGCAGAGGAGAAAAAGGAAGAAGAAAAGGTATCTAAGAATTGATTACTGTACACCAACCCTTTTATAGTCTGAACCAGTCCTTaaataatgtcttttttatttgattaagaATATAAACATAGATTTGGTCCTGTAAATAAGTCACCATGAACCAGTTTATCAATGGAAAATAATAGATTGGTTTACAGTGCCTTTTTTCTgcaaaaattcatattgattGTGTGTGTGATATTGACAGTATAGTTTATACATATTGCAAGTATATTCAAATATACTTGTAGTGTGTTTAGTAAAATTAGGAGCGATTTAGAAAAAGCAGTAAAACTTTATGTATTTATTAGAAGGAAGAGACACCTACAGTGAAGGAAGAAGAACCAATGGAAACAGAAGAGAAGAAACAAGAGGTCaaggaagaaaaagaagaaaggaTGGAGACAGATGAGAAAAAAGAACCTGAAAAAGAGGCTGACAAGgaggaaaaagaagaaaaatctgACAGTAGGGGAATAAGTTGTCTGGTTGGGGAAATTTGTCAAGGCAGAGAAATTAGATTTCAGGGTGGGGAAATTGGTTGTCTGGGTGGGGAAATAAATCTTCAGGAAAGATAAGTTGGTTGTAGAATAATACAACAAGCTAATTATCAAGTGGGAAAGGCTGATCCCTTTTAAAACTAAACTAAACTCATTTTATATAGATTGCATTTGACTTCTTCATAAATTCATTTACAATTATACATAAACATGTACTTTGTAGGTGAAACTGAGAAGAAGGAAAAGCAAGAGAGCTCAGAAGAGACCAAAGATGAGAAAGAATCCAAAGATG includes:
- the LOC128190049 gene encoding chromodomain-helicase-DNA-binding protein Mi-2 homolog isoform X7, which gives rise to MAGKISRDEMDDSMDYEEEAGEVDESTVSSPTPSPRPALAAEVRGSRMGVSYESFGDEASSEKKGKKRKKKDSEEKKKRKKSKKAKKYEDDEDYGSGVPDEEEEEFVSSKKKRQKDRGGGSKEKKSPSDQIADELGINNVDIPFDDDDYISLNNYKLFKQHVQPIIQKANPKVAMAKMVTLIGAKWREFAQIVAQRNKDKDDGSPSEREKGDTSRDGATSDKEEEVTDTENRDNDDDTEPHSDPVPEETSKKKRKKSKKTVPAIKIKIGKKKRGRKKAASALFPQDDDGVGYDTSDEEFERQLEEASILEEEEKAAAEAAPKKKSKTKKGRGRGGKKKTKLTNKYPTDPDADGYEVETEHQDYCEVCQQGGEIILCDTCPRAYHLVCFDPELEEPPEGKWSCPHCEGEGIKEQEEDDHMEFCRVCKDGGELLCCDTCPSAYHVHCLNPPMKMIPDGEWHCPRCSCEPLKGRVAKILTWRWTEPIQEEGKMEELDHTHPHLPASTRKLMVKNGGKYEPMDLQRLIELSNKNRKPLREFFVKWHDLSYWHCSWISELQLDVYHPAMYRAYIRKNDMDEPPPLEDGSSYGGKDYKKQRKKNRRRKEEEEEKEEEDDDSNLEEKFYKYGVRPEWLQINRIINHRQGKNETWYLVKWCDLPYDQSTWEKENLDLPEISKHISQYEALRVLMMGDKRKKGKGGKRSRDGSEIQVKMPPSYPSTDLRKKWEKQPAYIDATGGTLHPYQLEGVNWLRYSWSNGTDTILADEMGLGKTIQTIVFLQSLYQEGHSKGPFLVSAPLSTIINWEREFEFWAPDLYVVTYIGDKDCRSVIREHEFSFEENAIRSGAKASKLKSDCQVKFHVLLTSYELISIDSACLGSVDWAVLVVDEAHRLKNNQSKFFRILSNYKIGYKLLLTGTPLQNNLEELFHLLNFLSPDKFNDLTVFLDEFADIAKEDQVKKLHDMLGPHLLRRLKADVLKGMPSKSEFIVRVELSPMQKKYYKYILTRNFDALNSKGGNQVSLLNIMMDLKKCCNHPYLFPTASNDAPKLPNGMYEGTAMTKACGKLELLSNMMKKLKEKGHRLLIFSQMTKMLDILEDFLEYEGYKYERIDGGITGSMRQDAIDRFNAPDAPQFAFLLSTRAGGLGINLATADTVIIYDSDWNPHNDIQAFSRAHRIGQANKVMIYRFVTRNSVEERITQVAKKKMMLTHLVVRPGLGNKGGAMSKQELDDILKFGTEELFKDVSEGKEEEEARIVYDDEALDKLLDRTQAGQEEREMAMNEYFSSFKVATYAFKEEEEEEPETEVLKQEAEHADPAYWEKLLRHHYEQQQEDMARTLGKGKRIRKQVNYNDGMTGHGDDDTWKNNFSDIDSDFSAATDNDEDDDEYEDSEKNKRGSRQRGSEKDRPLPPLLARVNGQIEVLGFNARQRKAFLNAVMRYGMPPQDAFNSQWLVRDLRNKSEKVFKAYVSLFMRHLCEPGADNAEAFADGVPREGLSRQHVLTRIGIMSLVRKKVQEFEQINGLHSMPYILATKALELMKKEAVSKSPAPKSPAPGTKEEESDSKKSEEGKDKAEDKKDEKENSEEEEKKTEDKEEVKSEEKEEIKKEEVKEEEEEKAEEKKEEEKKEETPTVKEEEPMETEEKKQEVKEEKEERMETDEKKEPEKEADKEEKEEKSDSETEKKEKQESSEETKDEKESKDENEEKKEEKSDEKKEEKEDKSEDKEEKKTPKEEVKSEVKDEKDKDDERKDKEDEKKKEEGNQKFMFNIADGGFTELHTLWTNEQRALQPGKEHEVWHRRHDYWLLAGIVTHGYGRWQDIQNDHRFQIINEPFLSEQGKGNFLEIKNKFLARRFKLLEQALVIEEQLRRAAYLNLTQDPNHPAMALNARFAELECLAESHQHLSKESLAGNKPANAVLHKVLNQLEELLSDMKQDVSRLPATLARIPSVSQRLAMSERSILSRLVNPGQAAAQSTTPATTASASSSSSSSHALPSTTAAFLAQAGLPAGYSAANFPAGFRPQFGLPQSPFGQGPLGFPLIPNMPSQHDISTTISAILSQSGQLLGQSGAMKSSATPSPSHRSPASTPGQVNGSKSEKESETGVITLGD
- the LOC128190049 gene encoding chromodomain-helicase-DNA-binding protein Mi-2 homolog isoform X8; this translates as MAGKISRDEMDDSMDYEEEAGEDESFGDEASSEKKGKKRKKKDSEEKKKRKKSKKAKKYEDDEDYGSGVPDEEEEEFVSSKKKRQKDRGGGSKEKKSPSDQIADELGINNVDIPFDDDDYISLNNYKLFKQHVQPIIQKANPKVAMAKMVTLIGAKWREFAQIVAQRNKDKDDGSPSEREKGDTSRDGATSDKEEEVTDTENRDNDDDTEPHSDPVPEETSKKKRKKSKKTVPAIKIKIGKKKRGRKKAASALFPQDDDGVGYDTSDEEFERQLEEASILEEEEKAAAEAAPKKKSKTKKGRGRGGKKKTKLTNKYPTDPDADGYEVETEHQDYCEVCQQGGEIILCDTCPRAYHLVCFDPELEEPPEGKWSCPHCEGEGIKEQEEDDHMEFCRVCKDGGELLCCDTCPSAYHVHCLNPPMKMIPDGEWHCPRCSCEPLKGRVAKILTWRWTEPIQEEGKMEELDHTHPHLPASTRKLMVKNGGKYEPMDLQRLIELSNKNRKPLREFFVKWHDLSYWHCSWISELQLDVYHPAMYRAYIRKNDMDEPPPLEDGSSYGGKDYKKQRKKNRRRKEEEEEKEEEDDDSNLEEKFYKYGVRPEWLQINRIINHRQGKNETWYLVKWCDLPYDQSTWEKENLDLPEISKHISQYEALRVLMMGDKRKKGKGGKRSRDGSEIQVKMPPSYPSTDLRKKWEKQPAYIDATGGTLHPYQLEGVNWLRYSWSNGTDTILADEMGLGKTIQTIVFLQSLYQEGHSKGPFLVSAPLSTIINWEREFEFWAPDLYVVTYIGDKDCRSVIREHEFSFEENAIRSGAKASKLKSDCQVKFHVLLTSYELISIDSACLGSVDWAVLVVDEAHRLKNNQSKFFRILSNYKIGYKLLLTGTPLQNNLEELFHLLNFLSPDKFNDLTVFLDEFADIAKEDQVKKLHDMLGPHLLRRLKADVLKGMPSKSEFIVRVELSPMQKKYYKYILTRNFDALNSKGGNQVSLLNIMMDLKKCCNHPYLFPTASNDAPKLPNGMYEGTAMTKACGKLELLSNMMKKLKEKGHRLLIFSQMTKMLDILEDFLEYEGYKYERIDGGITGSMRQDAIDRFNAPDAPQFAFLLSTRAGGLGINLATADTVIIYDSDWNPHNDIQAFSRAHRIGQANKVMIYRFVTRNSVEERITQVAKKKMMLTHLVVRPGLGNKGGAMSKQELDDILKFGTEELFKDVSEGKEEEEARIVYDDEALDKLLDRTQAGQEEREMAMNEYFSSFKVATYAFKEEEEEEPETEVLKQEAEHADPAYWEKLLRHHYEQQQEDMARTLGKGKRIRKQVNYNDGMTGHGDDDTWKNNFSDIDSDFSAATDNDEDDDEYEDSEKNKRGSRQRGSEKDRPLPPLLARVNGQIEVLGFNARQRKAFLNAVMRYGMPPQDAFNSQWLVRDLRNKSEKVFKAYVSLFMRHLCEPGADNAEAFADGVPREGLSRQHVLTRIGIMSLVRKKVQEFEQINGLHSMPYILATKALELMKKEAVSKSPAPKSPAPGTKEEESDSKKSEEGKDKAEDKKDEKENSEEEEKKTEDKEEVKSEEKEEIKKEEVKEEEEEKAEEKKEEEKKEETPTVKEEEPMETEEKKQEVKEEKEERMETDEKKEPEKEADKEEKEEKSDSETEKKEKQESSEETKDEKESKDENEEKKEEKSDEKKEEKEDKSEDKEEKKTPKEEVKSEVKDEKDKDDERKDKEDEKKKEEGNQKFMFNIADGGFTELHTLWTNEQRALQPGKEHEVWHRRHDYWLLAGIVTHGYGRWQDIQNDHRFQIINEPFLSEQGKGNFLEIKNKFLARRFKLLEQALVIEEQLRRAAYLNLTQDPNHPAMALNARFAELECLAESHQHLSKESLAGNKPANAVLHKVLNQLEELLSDMKQDVSRLPATLARIPSVSQRLAMSERSILSRLVNPGQAAAQSTTPATTASASSSSSSSHALPSTTAAFLAQAGLPAGYSAANFPAGFRPQFGLPQSPFGQGPLGFPLIPNMPSQHDISTTISAILSQSGQLLGQSGAMKSSATPSPSHRSPASTPGPPTYDQATAPFLPSPADPFTWQVSAESAAKSAMESLLGQSLAQTKMPK
- the LOC128190049 gene encoding chromodomain-helicase-DNA-binding protein Mi-2 homolog isoform X3; translation: MAGKISRDEMDDSMDYEEEAGEVDESTVSSPTPSPRPALAAEVRGSRMGVSYESFGDEASSEKKGKKRKKKDSEEKKKRKKSKKAKKYEDDEDYGSGVPDEEEEEFVSSKKKRQKDRGGGSKEKKSPSDQIADELGINNVDIPFDDDDYISLNNYKLFKQHVQPIIQKANPKVAMAKMVTLIGAKWREFAQIVAQRNKDKDDGSPSEREKGDTSRDGATSDKEEEVTDTENRDNDDDTEPHSDPVPEETSKKKRKKSKKTVPAIKIKIGKKKRGRKKAASALFPQDDDGVGYDTSDEEFERQLEEASILEEEEKAAAEAAPKKKSKTKKGRGRGGKKKTKLTNKYPTDPDADGYETEHQDYCEVCQQGGEIILCDTCPRAYHLVCFDPELEEPPEGKWSCPHCEGEGIKEQEEDDHMEFCRVCKDGGELLCCDTCPSAYHVHCLNPPMKMIPDGEWHCPRCSCEPLKGRVAKILTWRWTEPIQEEGKMEELDHTHPHLPASTRKLMVKNGGKYEPMDLQRLIELSNKNRKPLREFFVKWHDLSYWHCSWISELQLDVYHPAMYRAYIRKNDMDEPPPLEDGSSYGGKDYKKQRKKNRRRKEEEEEKEEEDDDSNLEEKFYKYGVRPEWLQINRIINHRQGKNETWYLVKWCDLPYDQSTWEKENLDLPEISKHISQYEALRVLMMGDKRKKGKGGKRSRDGSEIQVKMPPSYPSTDLRKKWEKQPAYIDATGGTLHPYQLEGVNWLRYSWSNGTDTILADEMGLGKTIQTIVFLQSLYQEGHSKGPFLVSAPLSTIINWEREFEFWAPDLYVVTYIGDKDCRSVIREHEFSFEENAIRSGAKASKLKSDCQVKFHVLLTSYELISIDSACLGSVDWAVLVVDEAHRLKNNQSKFFRILSNYKIGYKLLLTGTPLQNNLEELFHLLNFLSPDKFNDLTVFLDEFADIAKEDQVKKLHDMLGPHLLRRLKADVLKGMPSKSEFIVRVELSPMQKKYYKYILTRNFDALNSKGGNQVSLLNIMMDLKKCCNHPYLFPTASNDAPKLPNGMYEGTAMTKACGKLELLSNMMKKLKEKGHRLLIFSQMTKMLDILEDFLEYEGYKYERIDGGITGSMRQDAIDRFNAPDAPQFAFLLSTRAGGLGINLATADTVIIYDSDWNPHNDIQAFSRAHRIGQANKVMIYRFVTRNSVEERITQVAKKKMMLTHLVVRPGLGNKGGAMSKQELDDILKFGTEELFKDVSEGKEEEEARIVYDDEALDKLLDRTQAGQEEREMAMNEYFSSFKVATYAFKEEEEEEPETEVLKQEAEHADPAYWEKLLRHHYEQQQEDMARTLGKGKRIRKQVNYNDGMTGHGDDDTWKNNFSDIDSDFSAATDNDEDDDEYEDSEKNKRGSRQRGSEKDRPLPPLLARVNGQIEVLGFNARQRKAFLNAVMRYGMPPQDAFNSQWLVRDLRNKSEKVFKAYVSLFMRHLCEPGADNAEAFADGVPREGLSRQHVLTRIGIMSLVRKKVQEFEQINGLHSMPYILATKALELMKKEAVSKSPAPKSPAPGTKEEESDSKKSEEGKDKAEDKKDEKENSEEEEKKTEDKEEVKSEEKEEIKKEEVKEEEEEKAEEKKEEEKKEETPTVKEEEPMETEEKKQEVKEEKEERMETDEKKEPEKEADKEEKEEKSDSETEKKEKQESSEETKDEKESKDENEEKKEEKSDEKKEEKEDKSEDKEEKKTPKEEVKSEVKDEKDKDDERKDKEDEKKKEEGNQKFMFNIADGGFTELHTLWTNEQRALQPGKEHEVWHRRHDYWLLAGIVTHGYGRWQDIQNDHRFQIINEPFLSEQGKGNFLEIKNKFLARRFKLLEQALVIEEQLRRAAYLNLTQDPNHPAMALNARFAELECLAESHQHLSKESLAGNKPANAVLHKVLNQLEELLSDMKQDVSRLPATLARIPSVSQRLAMSERSILSRLVNPGQAAAQSTTPATTASASSSSSSSHALPSTTAAFLAQAGLPAGYSAANFPAGFRPQFGLPQSPFGQGPLGFPLIPNMPSQHDISTTISAILSQSGQLLGQSGAMKSSATPSPSHRSPASTPGPPTYDQATAPFLPSPADPFTWQVSAESAAKSAMESLLGQSLAQTKMPK